A segment of the Bos taurus isolate L1 Dominette 01449 registration number 42190680 breed Hereford chromosome 8, ARS-UCD2.0, whole genome shotgun sequence genome:
aaaatgtttagatgtaaatattttaagtgttttataCTGTTTCTGAACACAGTAAAACTTGTTTATAAGTCTGGATTATTTGGTTACAAATCTTCTAATTAATAGGATAGCCAATTATTATCATAGGAAATCAATACTTATCCTAGGGACTTCGCtggaggtccaatggttaggactccgtgctttcattgccaagggcctgtgtttgatccctggttataGAACTAGAATCCCACAAACtggcatggtgcagccaaaaattaaaaaaatatttatcctaATACTTTGCATTTCACTTAACAGGACAAATCTTCTCATcctcattttgtaaataataatttCCAATGAAATGGTCACTGAGCTCTGGTTACAAATGGGGGAGCCTAAAGTAACTCAGTCACCAACTACAACATGAATGGGAAGGCCACGAATCCAGTTACTCACTCTGATGTGACTTTTCATTCATACACAAGTCTGGCATCCCAGTATGAAGTGGTCAGAACGTTCATAGTGGCCTAACTGAATTTTTTCCATTACTGTTTATTTTGTGACAATACCAAATTCTTTTTATGGCTCTCAATCACTGGTAAAGTGTAGTTGACATGATAAGGAGGCCTAGGTTTTAGATTTGTATTGTACTTCTCAAACTATCTGTGAGGAAGGACCAGTTTTCCCCCAGCTGATTTTGAGCCAATAGTTgagttaaataaagtaaaaattagttaattttaaaagaaatgaccaTGTCTTTCATTGTACAGCAGTGTCACATTGTCCTGAAAGTTACCAGATAGCTACTCTGAATTCCTTGCAGAGTGGTCCTTTTTGATAGCATATAGGCCACTCATGGAAAGTCTTAACAGAGGAATCTTAAGCCATGGTTTAAGAATCACTGCACCAGATCCTGATTACTTCTGTCACAAAGATCTGCAGGCAAAAAACCTGGGcctcctttgttttcctttgatgATTTCTAACTCCCTTCAACTGCTTTAACCCAAGGATATGCTAAAGCTGATATTCATTCCTTGCATTGAGCTTTCAGACCCATTCTGTTACATAAGACAATCAACTTTGTTTCTTGTTGCAGTTTCTCTGTTTATGAAAGGGATGGTCTTTAGATGGTCTTGATGAATGATGGCTTCTTTGAAAAGAACTTCACATTGCCTGGATCCAGAGGGTACCCTGTCAGGAGGATTCTAGTTGGAGTATGTCATGTAGATAGTTGACCTGTCCCCAGGCACATTCATTTACAAAGATACTATGTTGTCCTTCCAGGTAAATGATAAACGGATGCTTCTGTTACCACAATAAATAAAGCTTCTCTTTTATCATTCAGGCAACCAGCAAAGTTCTAAACCTTGCTTACCTGGATCTCTTCCACCAGAAGTAAGTAGTTTAACAGAGCAGTCTCTCTTTTAGTGGAGACAGCCACTCAGGactaaaaaagaatctgaaaggcaGTAGATTTAGAAATAGCAGCAGGCATTCGTGGCGGGccaggagaaaagagaaaccaTATGGGACTGCTGTGTACCGTTAGGGGAGGGAAGACAGAAGGGTGATGGAAAAGAGATGCCTCAGGTGGGTTTGATCAGTTGCTATGGTTTCTGAGGCCTATTTTAATATCAGAGGCTGCCAGCTCTGTAAGTACGGTATCAACATGCAGATTTAGGTGCAGGCTACCTAGGAAGAACCTGAGGTAAAAATGATTATACACCACTCAGATTGAGTTTCCACAGTGAACGCGTTCATAAAAAGAATAATCAAGAAAATGGATTTGATGGTAAAGGGAAAATGGTGTAGAAGAGGTCATGACAGTGATCTGGAGACCAGCCTTATTCAGGAGTGGTCTTGCCCCTTGTTATCACAGACGCAGTGTGCCCACCTCGAAAATGGCCTCAGTAAGTTCAGTGAACCTGGAGTCAGAATTTCTGGGTTCAAGTCCTAGACCCCAGTTAGCATCTTCGCAACCTTAAGCAGTCATACCTCTGGTGTCTCATCTGCTAAACATTTGCCAAGCTCTGGAAGCTGTTAAAAGACTCAAATGAGATAATCTCTGTAAAATCACAATTTATTTCTCTGCTTATTTACAATACCAAAAGTCTCCTCTACTCCCCTGTCCCAAAAAAGGATGTAAGGGAGACCATTGCTACCAGTGATACTTTTGAAAAAGCAGCTACTTCGCAACTCCAGGATTATCCAGTCAGTCACTGTGTCGACATACCATGGTATGACTGTTGTGAACAGAGAACTGCATGAGAGTGTCTAATCTGAAGGCTAACTTCTCCTGCAAATGAGGGAGGGACATCTGTGTTTGCCAGTTTacgtggttcagttcagttgctcagtcgctcagtcacgtctgactctttgcgaccccatggactgcagcacgccaggcctccctgtccatcaccaactcccggagtttacccaaacttatgtccattgagtcagtgatgccatccaaccatctcatcccgtccccttctcctcctgccttcaatctttccaagcatcagggtcttttccagtgagtcagttctttgcatcaggtggccaaagaattggagtttcagctttagcatcagtccttccaatgaacattcaggactgatttcctttaagatggacaggttggatctccttgctgttcaagggtctttcaagagtcttctccaacaccacagttcaaaagcatcaattctttggtgcttagctttctttatagtccaactctcaaatctatacatgaccactggaaaaaccattgccttgactagatggacctttgctgacaaagtaatgtctctgcttttcaatatgctgtctaggttggtcataactttccttccaaggagtaagcgtctttaatttcatggctgcagtcgccatctgcagtgattttggagcccaagaaaataaagtctctcactgtttccactgtttccccatctatttgctggaagtgatgggaccagatgccatgatcttagttttctgagtgttgagttttaaaccaactttttcactctcctctttcactgtcatcaagaagctctttagttcttcactttttctgCCAcaggagtggtgtcatctgcgtatctgaggtcattgatatttctcccagcaatcttgattccagcttgtgtttcatccagcctagagtttctcatgatgtactctgtatataagttagggtgacaatatacaggcttgatgtactccttgcccaatttggaaccagtctgttgttctatgtccagttctaactgttgcttcctgacctgcatacagatttctcaagaggcaggtcaggtagtacACCAACACACATATAAAAGGATAGAATGCCAGAAATGAGCCTTATAAGGAATGGCTTATAACTATTAGAGCttcttttttaagtaatttaaataaatgacaAGTATTGCCTTAATATCGAATTAGGTGTTGTGATTCAGACCATACAGTTGTGGTCCAGAGAGAATTTCACATCACGGGGCTGAGTAGAACTATCTATGAGAGAGAATTCTCtcttgcaaaaatagtacagttCCCTCTATCCTGTTTGCCCTAATGTAACATCTTACACATGCATAGTACAGTTGTTAAAACCTAGAAATTAGGATTGATCCGTGCTGTTCGCTAATTGAGAGACTTTCCTGAAATTTTACCACTATTCCCACAAATGTACTTTTTCCGGTCTAGGATCCCTAGAATCTTATATTCATTTGTGCTGTCTTAGTCTTCTCCAATCTCTAACCAATCTTTggtctttctttgactttaaaaaaaatctttcccaacatttaCACTTTGAAGAATACTTGCGGCTGTTTTGCAGAACACCTTTTAGTTTTGATTTATCTGATGTTTTTTCATAATTAGATTGAGGTATGCATTTTTTTGGGCAAGCATGCCACAGAAACCACAGTGTATCCTTTTCAGTATATAGATCACAAGGTCTGTGATGATCCTTCATTTAGGCAAGTTGGTTACGGTGGTGTCTGCTAGGTTTCTCCCTTACAATGTGATGATTTTCCTCTTTGTAATTAATAAGGCTCTTGTCTTGCATTTAAGATGATTTTGTGCTTCCATAAATCAACTGTCAAGGGTTGGAACAAGTGCTGTTCACAGAGGGTTGCCAAGTGTCCTGTCCTGGTGGGAAGGAGCTGTGCCCTAGAAGATGATGGAGTCATTAAGTGTTTGAATAGGTTTCTTTCAATCCATACTGAAATGGATTGCCTGACATTACATTGCAGGGTTTTTAAGTCCTACCTCCAGGCATATCTCATAGTTACTAGCAAAAATGAAAGTGTGAAATgcttttaatgtatatttaacaACACATAGTCTGGTGATTACTGATGTGTATTCTCTGTGGACGCTCTCTACTATCAGAGCAGGATGTTAAGAGACAATATTTTTACACATTCTTATCTAAATCCATCACATGTTTACTTTCTGAATATCTATAACTGTCATTTATAACAAGATCATAAAAAGTCAAATACTCTTAACTCAAACTTTGAATCATAGAATTAAAATCAATTTTCAGAAAAAGTACAATTACTGTGTTTCCTTACTCTACCTTATGAAATTGCGTACTGTAACGTGACACTAAAATTCAGCcacttaaaagcagagaaatacagCGTAGCAATGTGAGTATGGGGGTGATGCTACTTCATTCACCTTCGTGATTTAGAAATTCAGATAATAGCTCCTGTTTAAAGGCAGTTTCATCATTGAATCCAGTGTCATGTCTGATTGTGTTAAATAAAATTCGAAAAATGTACCTAATTCCTTCCTTTGGTGTCACTATTTGATAAAGATTAAGGTACCgtgttctgttttgcttttgcaTACACTGGGTCGCACAGCAAGAGTTCACGTCTTGTACTAATATATGCTAAATACTTGCATAGTCTATAGACCATTGTTGTTAAAAGTAGCAGTAGATTGTAGGCATTTTAGATCACAGATCCCCAGTGGTCTACGTTTTGTTTGCTTTGACATTATTAAACTCAATCTGTTTCTCTAACTGTGACTCTAATGACTGCATTTGCATGGCAGAGAAGTTTGCTTCGTGGATCAACTTGTATTAACAGAGCTTGCATGTTGTTTTCTGCTCTCGCTCGTGGTGTTCCATGAGCAGACAGAGCACCTTCAGCTGCACTGAGAAATTATGCACAATCAATAAGTTTCTGTGTTTGTCTTTGTCGTTTCTTTGATGTGGCCTCCAGGATGCTGCCGGCAAGGTGCTGGACCGCTGGGCCATCATGTCTCGAGAAGAGGAAATCATCACCCTTCAGCAGTTTCTGCGGTTCGGAGAAACCAAATCCATCGTGGAGCTGATGGCGATTCAGGAGAAAGAAGGGCAGGCCGTAGCTGTACCATCTTCAAAGACAGACTCAGACATCAGAACTTTCATTGAGAGCAATAATCGCACCAGGAGTCCCAGCCTCCTCGCCCATCTAGAGAACAGCAACCCTTCCAGCATTCATCACTTCGAAAACATCCCCAACAGCCTCGCCTTCCTGCTGCCATTCCAGTACATAAACCCAGTCTCAGCCCCGCTGCTAGGATTGCCTCCAAACGGGCTGCTGTTAGAGCAACCAGGACTGAGGCTGCGGGAACCCAGCCTTTCGACCCAGAATGAATATAATGAGAGCAGTGAGTCTGAAGTCTCCCCCACGCCCTACAAGAATGATCAAACGCCCAATAGAAATGCCCTGACCAGCATCACTAACGTGGAGCCCAAAACCGAGCCAGCCTGCGTGTCTCCCATTCAGAATTCCGCCCCAGTCAGTGATCTGTCCAAAACTGAACACCCGAAGAGCTCATTCCGGATCCACCGGATGAGAAGGATGGGGTCAGCCTCCCGGAAGGGAAGAGTGTTCTGTAACGCGTGTGGGAAGACGTTCTATGACAAAGGTACTCTCAAAATCCATTATAACGCCGTTCACCTGAAGATCAAACATCGGTGCACCATTGAAGGCTGCAATATGGTCTTTAGCTCCCTCCGCAGCCGGAACCGCCACAGTGCAAACCCTAACCCTCGCCTTCACATGCCTATGCTAAGGAATAACCGAGACAAAGATTTAATCCGGGCCACGTCCGGGGCTGCCACCCCCGTCATAGCAAGTACAAAATCGAATCTCACACTCACGAGCCCTGGCCGGCCCCCAATGGGTTTTACCACTCCCCCACTAGACCCCGTCTTACAGAACCCTCTCCCTAGCCAGCTGGTGTTCTCTGGGCTAAAGACTGTCCAACCCGTTCCTCCATTTTATAGAAGTTTACTCACTCCAGGGGAAATGGTGAGTCCTCCGACCTCCCTCCCAACCAGTCCCATCATTCCAACCAGTGGTACCATAGAGCAGCACCCCCCACCGCCCTCTGAGCCAGCAGCGCCAGTAGTGATGATGGCCACTCATGAGCCCAGTGCCGACCTGGCGCCCAAGAAGAAGCCCAGGAAGTCCAGTATGCCTGTGAAGATCGAGAAGGAAATTATCGATACCGCCGATGAGTTTGACGATGAAGATGACGACCCCAATGACAGCGGGGCTGTGGTCAACGATGGGAGCCATGACAATCACTGCCACTCCCAGGAGGAGATGAGTCCGGGCATGTCGGTGAAGGACTTTTCTAAGCATAGCAGGACCCGGTGCCTTTCAAGGACAGAGATAAGAAGGGCTGACAGCATGACTTCTGAGGACCAAGAACCTGAGCGGGACTATGAGAATGAGTCTGAGTCTTCGGAGCCCAAACTCGGTGAGGAATCCATGGAGGGGGATGAGCACATGCACGGTGAGGTGAGTGAGAAAGTCCTGATGAATAGTGAGAGGCCGGACGAGAACCACAGTGAGCCCTCTCACCAGGATGTCATCAAGGTGAAGGAGGAGTTTACAGATCCCACTTACGACATGTTTTACATGAGCCAGTATGGGCTGTACAACGGCGGGGGTGCCAGCATGGCAGCCCTGCACGAGAGTTTTACATCCTCTCTGAATTACGGCAGCCCTCAGAAGTTCTCCCCAGAAGGGGACCTGTGTTCTAGCCCAGACCCTAAAATCTGTTATGTGTGCAAGAAGAGTTTCAAAAGCTCCTACAGCGTGAAGCTTCACTACAGGAACGTTCACTTGAAAGAGATGCATGTCTGCACGGTGGCTGGCTGCAACGCTGCCTTCCCCTCTCGCCGAAGCAGAGACAGGTCAGTAAATCTCCATTGGCTGCTCCTGCTGGGGGGTGGAGGGTGCCAGTCATGGTGGACttgacacattaaaaaataatccaacTTGGATGTTTTCGATGCACTGTAAAGATTGTCCACAGTGACCGCGTGATCCCCAAGCTGCCATGCTCGTGAAGGATTGTTGCAGTCGGTGCTTGTTCTGATTAAGCATGCAGAATCATACGCCATCTTACTCAGTAATGCACGCCATTTTTCTCTGTGCtccgtgtgtgtgtttgtgtgtgtgtgtttccatgcaTCTAGGTGTGAATAAGTTAACTGTGTACACAGTTCCCTGCTTTCCCGTGAACCTTCACTTAGAAGCTGCAGCTTCTgttatatatatttctgctttgccTTGTGGCTTTATAATTAAATCAATATATTATCTTCATACACACGTATTTATCCAatatagaaacagaaatttaCGGATGGAAAGAACCATAGGTCCAGGACATCGAGACAGCCTGCATCTGCGTAGGTATAACCAGAAATGTTATCATTCTTACATGAGTATTTAGTGTGTCCATGAATTCTTTAAGAGTCGTAGAAATACCGGAAGACAATGGGACTGAAGTAATTGTTGATATGGGGAAATGTAATGACGATTGTGGGTTACTTCAACTTCACAATGTCTTTGAGCACATCTCTAACATATAGTCTGTCATGGGAATTATGCATAGAAGGGGAGGCATGCATATACTTTGAGGATCAGTTAGAATATATTATGTCCAGCCTTCAGATGACATCACACCTTAGGTATGTAGCTGTGGCTCTGAAACAGTTGGGCTTAAACAGAAGCAGCTGGTCCTAAACCTGCAGTGTTCTTtttcaatcttaaagaaaatgtaatataaaagGAATGTGTTAAGGTGGTCAGTGGTGGAGTAGTACAGCTGTCCTCCTCTTGTGGAGATAAGCTTAGGAGCAGAGTATACACCCGCCTAACTAGAGTCACACAGTTAGTTCATCCCATTATAACAAATGCAGTTTTTGGTTTTACATTGTCTTTTAATaatgtatctggagaaaatttTTTACATGGTAAAAATCAATATATGTAGAAGAAACAATATTAACTAGGAAGTTTCCAAATAGCTACCACCCAAATTCTAGTGTTTCCCTGGTGGGTAGAGTTGTTTCATAAAGTAACAACAATAGAAGTATGCTGAAAAGTAGTGACTTGCCTCTATAATGTTCtgttttttccatatttaaaaattcagtcttcttaaaaataaaagaaaaaaatattttcctttctactAAAATACAAGGGACCCAATGCATGAAAAGCAAAATCTCTGAGAAAAAATTGAGTGGCTTTCTTCATACAATTCAAAACATGCTTTGAAGAGAAATCTATCTTCTTAAAAAATTCCCTCCCCCCAACTCCATTTACCTTGTTCTGTAAAAATGTTTTATGGTCACAGAGTTCTTTTCAGTTCCAGGTTATCATTGACAGTCCCAGAATACAGCAGTTAAGATAGCTAGActttgaataataaaatataatactatATCCATCCCCCCCCACGTTTGTAAGTAATACTCATTTACACTTGAAATAGTGCACTTGTGATAATGAGGTTAAtgcattggatttttttttttaacaaaaataaaagactcaTGAAAAACTgcataaaatatttatggaaatggAGTGTTTGAAGACAAGCCAAAATTTAAGCTTATTTGCATGAATTCCTATCACAGTTTTAGTTGGTTTGCTGAAAATACTGCAAGTCATAACACTCAAATAAATGGCTCTGGGACCAAAGGCTACAACACCCAAAGCTTGGTGCTTTCATTTACATCAAGCCACCAGAAAACACGAGCGCTGTTTTTATGCCTCAGTGTATAAGGAAGTACTGTGCAGAGGGTGGTTTGTCTgaggaaaaacatttattgacagaagcagaatatttCAGTCTCTAATTTTACTCTTAAGGATTGAGTGTTCCATGGGTGACCATCCATACACAAGTTAAGACCACTGCCCAGGATAACTAGGATATAGGATATTCCAGGTGGGAAGCATAATACAGATATGTATGTTCAGTCTCACAAGAGATTGCAAACCCCAGAAGACAGGTGATTACATTTCGTATGGGTGAAATAGCACGTCACGCCGAATCGTTTTAATTCTGGAATTTTGTCACACACGATAAAaagcaaattggaaaaaaaaagtactgtaCAAGAAAGTCTTCTGATTCTCACTTGAAGCTTTGCTTTGCAAGAGTCCTCAAATCTTTTGACCCCAGGGTAAACACTTAGCAGAAACTTTGatacttcaactttttttttttataagaagaGTGTTCATCCTTGTTGAGTCTATGACTTGAGTTAATATGTGAGCATAGCTACCACCGAATACGCAAAAACAGGGGTGCCATTGAATACCATCCTCTTCTGCATCTCAGGAAACATAACTGCACTATAATTGTACCCCTGTTTCATTGTCATCAACTAATGTTGACCTGTAATTTGATCTCCTTATTCACAAAGCCTCTGCCTCACATCTCAAATCTACCCAGTAGACTTCTCTTCCCTTGTCTCTTCACTCTTCCTGTATCAGTCGCAAGAACCCCAGGAATTTCATCCCTGCTTTTTTCCTCTTCAATCCACTATGAAGTTAGGCTGAGTTTTCTTACCTTTCTGTGACCCAACACACCTTCCCAAGCAGAAATCCCCCCCGTCTCTAATCCTGCTGTCCCTGTGtccatttctctcctctccccagcaTCTTGATTCATCCATCCTGGACTCTGCAACATCTTCCTTGTGCAAACAGAGCATTAGAAGGCATTTTGAGATGGGGTCGAAGTATGCAAGGGGTTTACCTGTGATAAAACTAACAGAATAAACCCTCTTCCTTCTATTTATGAAAGCAGCCTTCTTGTCTTTGGGCTTAGAACACCTTACCGGAGTGAGAAACAGGTCTTCCTGGGCTTCTTTCAAGATGATTGTATTTGAGGGAGTTGTGTGTTTGGTCTCAGACAGGCAGTTAGCAGGATGGAAGTAGAAAGATGGTAAATGCTGTGTTTTACACTTGGCGACTAGTTAGCAGAgatgtccaagtctttgcttaGCATCTTTCTAGGTCTTGTAAGATCAGATTGAAGGCTTTTTGAAAAACAATATTCTTTGTGTGAAGTCACCAAAAGGGACATGAGAGAGAGAGTGGGGCACAGGCAAGGTTTGTGAGGGCTGAGGATTCTGAGTGAAGTATCAGAAGTGTCCTTTCTATACATTTGTGAATGAGTGTGAGTTTAATAAATTTGAAAGACACTAATGACACAGAGCAAGCTAATATACACAAACTCCAATTCATCTGGTCATTAGGTGGCTGTTAGGGTACTTTTTATTCTGAGTTTTAGAAGCACAATGTAAATTACTTTCCCTGTAAAGAACTACAGAACTATAAGGCGATGGCTGATATTTAAGTATTTAAGTGTATACTGACACTAGACATCTGGACTTCTTTCTTGTTTACCCTTGATTTTTCTGCTAAGATACTCTGCTTTCAGGGAACAGCAAAGCTGACTCTAGGTTTTTAAGTATACCTATGAAAATACTCCCTGGGAAGAATTCTAACTGGCCTAGAACCTGCAATCTTCATAAAGGACAGCTTCTTGACGAGTGTCATAGAAGTGGTTGGCCCTGGCTTTCTTTGGTCATTTCTTATCCTCTCTCTGGTATTTTGATCCCCAGGAGGGCTGAGTGGCCATGGATCATCTGTAtattagggaagcccatttataaattacatttggtttttattccaaaaaataaaaacccctGTGTCCTCTTCTGAATTCCTTATCATTTGCTAGTAtgttaaaaatctatttatatcTGTTTCAGTGATTGGCTGTTTTAAAACTCCCTCAATTATAATGAAGATTTTGTCTACAGAAACTAGACGGTCTGCATAGAAAGAAATACTTAAtctgtttgtttttcatcttAACATGAATTTTTACCATCTTTGTTCCTCTCTTCCCTCTGAGAATAGTGGCCACTCATTGCTACAGTTTGTCTTGAATTTTTTCAGAAAGGTAAGCATTATGTTTGATCTTCAAGGTGTAGGAAAGGTGATTCAGCCCCATGGAtaaatttagaaacaaaataatatttgCTTAGGGtgacttataaataaataatgaggCAACCATTGGTGCCAAGTGGAAACCTTGTCTTTGATTGCTACTTAAATCCGTCCAGATTTAAACATGTAAACTTCTTGATTTGTATGAAGTAAGACATCTGTATTTGGTTTATTAAAACCTGCTGATGTCTCCAGAACTAAATTTGTTCCTGTATAGGCCTCTGGGTAGCCGtagctaaaaagcagagatgtatGGTTTTTGCTTGTTTGATTACCTGACTTCCAGCCCTGTACAGGTGTGCAGGAATAAATTAACATAAGCTACCTCTGACGAGCCACTGCATACATTAACAACAGAGGTGAAGATGCGAAAACATGCTACCTGCCTCCTGTTTTCACCTTCCCAGCAGCGACATCCATTTTTCCCATCATTCTTGTTTAGAAAAGTTCTCTGTAAGTTTCCAAAGAGAGATTTGCAATAAATGCATATGATTTCACCAGGCAATACCTCCAAGAAATGAGCCACTTAGCACCAATTAAAGATAACTATTAGTGCATTTGCCCTAATACAATTAGCTGTCAAACAGTGTGTTAATCTTCTCCAAGTACGAGAAGAGAACACTTTAAGCCATCAGCTTTTTCATTTCCTATATTTTTTGCCATCCAAACTGCAGCTCTCCTTTACCAGAATTCTTTTACAAGGTAAAGTCCTGTTGGTCCTCTGACTTTTAAAGGAagacattttttcccccctctgttaCTCTTTAGTTTCACAGTACAGCCAGGAGATCAATAGGTCTTTTGTACTTATCTCCATTACTTTCCATcaaaggcaaacaaacaaaataaattccCCCTTCTGAGTAATTGCTGGTTGTGCCCTCCTCAAGCGAAACTTTGGTAGTAAGATAAACTTCAGTGTCATTCCTGTCTCTGGGGTTCTTTTTATATCCTGGGAGAAGAGCAGTGAGCAAAACGGCCTCCTTGTATCATGGGGAGAGACTCTGTCAAGCCTACCATGCGCCTCGGATCTTCCTAATGACCTCCTGCTGGCCCAGCTGGATGTAAGACAAGCTCATTTAAGCCTCTGCTGACCTTTCACTCCTCCAGCCCAAGAAGTACACCAATCACTTCCACCAAACTGCCTACCAACTAGACAACAAAGCTTAATGTCGAGCAAAGGACTTCC
Coding sequences within it:
- the BNC2 gene encoding zinc finger protein basonuclin-2 isoform X12, giving the protein MSTPNSHNYKSEDRLSERGGQACFRVPYCRVDPSQVESEEAEVDVRERETQRDREPKRARDLTLRDSCTDNSMQFGTRTTPAEPGFMGTWQNADTNLLFRMSQQVPVACAGRLLGADFCPNLEEPDQRLEVQAIRCTLVNCTCECFQPGKINLRTCDQCKHGWVAHALDKLSTQHLYHPTQVEIVQSNVVFDISSLMLYGTQAVPVRLKILLDRLFSVLKQEEVLHILHGLGWTLRDYVRGYILQDAAGKVLDRWAIMSREEEIITLQQFLRFGETKSIVELMAIQEKEGQAVAVPSSKTDSDIRTFIESNNRTRSPSLLAHLENSNPSSIHHFENIPNSLAFLLPFQYINPVSAPLLGLPPNGLLLEQPGLRLREPSLSTQNEYNESSESEVSPTPYKNDQTPNRNALTSITNVEPKTEPACVSPIQNSAPVSDLSKTEHPKSSFRIHRMRRMGSASRKGRVFCNACGKTFYDKGTLKIHYNAVHLKIKHRCTIEGCNMVFSSLRSRNRHSANPNPRLHMPMLRNNRDKDLIRATSGAATPVIASTKSNLTLTSPGRPPMGFTTPPLDPVLQNPLPSQLVFSGLKTVQPVPPFYRSLLTPGEMVSPPTSLPTSPIIPTSGTIEQHPPPPSEPAAPVVMMATHEPSADLAPKKKPRKSSMPVKIEKEIIDTADEFDDEDDDPNDSGAVVNDGSHDNHCHSQEEMSPGMSVKDFSKHSRTRCLSRTEIRRADSMTSEDQEPERDYENESESSEPKLGEESMEGDEHMHGEVSEKVLMNSERPDENHSEPSHQDVIKVKEEFTDPTYDMFYMSQYGLYNGGGASMAALHESFTSSLNYGSPQKFSPEGDLCSSPDPKICYVCKKSFKSSYSVKLHYRNVHLKEMHVCTVAGCNAAFPSRRSRDRHSANINLHRKLLTKELDDMGLDSSQPSLSKDLRDEFLMKIYGAQHPLGLDIREDASSPAGTEDSHLNGYGRGMAEDYMVLDLSTTSSLQSSSSIHSSRESDAGSDEGILLDDIDGASDSGESAHKAEAPTLPGGLGADVSGSLMFNSLSGSTGGIMCTICHKMYSNKGTLRVHYKTVHLREMHKCKVPGCNMMFSSVRSRNRHSQNPNLHKNIPFTAVD
- the BNC2 gene encoding zinc finger protein basonuclin-2 isoform X1, producing MSEEAEVDVRERETQRDREPKRARDLTLRDSCTDNSMQFGTRTTPAEPGFMGTWQNADTNLLFRMSQQVPVACAGRLLGADFCPNLEEPDQRLEVQAIRCTLVNCTCECFQPGKINLRTCDQCKHGWVAHALDKLSTQHLYHPTQVEIVQSNVVFDISSLMLYGTQAVPVRLKILLDRLFSVLKQEEVLHILHGLGWTLRDYVRGYILQDAAGKVLDRWAIMSREEEIITLQQFLRFGETKSIVELMAIQEKEGQAVAVPSSKTDSDIRTFIESNNRTRSPSLLAHLENSNPSSIHHFENIPNSLAFLLPFQYINPVSAPLLGLPPNGLLLEQPGLRLREPSLSTQNEYNESSESEVSPTPYKNDQTPNRNALTSITNVEPKTEPACVSPIQNSAPVSDLSKTEHPKSSFRIHRMRRMGSASRKGRVFCNACGKTFYDKGTLKIHYNAVHLKIKHRCTIEGCNMVFSSLRSRNRHSANPNPRLHMPMLRNNRDKDLIRATSGAATPVIASTKSNLTLTSPGRPPMGFTTPPLDPVLQNPLPSQLVFSGLKTVQPVPPFYRSLLTPGEMVSPPTSLPTSPIIPTSGTIEQHPPPPSEPAAPVVMMATHEPSADLAPKKKPRKSSMPVKIEKEIIDTADEFDDEDDDPNDSGAVVNDGSHDNHCHSQEEMSPGMSVKDFSKHSRTRCLSRTEIRRADSMTSEDQEPERDYENESESSEPKLGEESMEGDEHMHGEVSEKVLMNSERPDENHSEPSHQDVIKVKEEFTDPTYDMFYMSQYGLYNGGGASMAALHESFTSSLNYGSPQKFSPEGDLCSSPDPKICYVCKKSFKSSYSVKLHYRNVHLKEMHVCTVAGCNAAFPSRRSRDRHSANINLHRKLLTKELDDMGLDSSQPSLSKDLRDEFLMKIYGAQHPLGLDIREDASSPAGTEDSHLNGYGRGMAEDYMVLDLSTTSSLQSSSSIHSSRESDAGSDEGILLDDIDGASDSGESAHKAEAPTLPGGLGADVSGSLMFNSLSGSTGGIMCTICHKMYSNKGTLRVHYKTVHLREMHKCKVPGCNMMFSSVRSRNRHSQNPNLHKNIPFTAVD